One genomic segment of Brassica napus cultivar Da-Ae chromosome A3, Da-Ae, whole genome shotgun sequence includes these proteins:
- the LOC106387955 gene encoding stamen-specific protein FIL1-like: MALSSSSSKSSLAMIMKVAALVALVLVATEVDGQSCNRHLSGLNVCGEFVVPGADKTNPSAECCSALEAVPSECLCNTMRIASRLPTRCSIPTLSCS; encoded by the coding sequence ATGGCATTATCCTCCAGCTCTTCCAAGTCTTCATTGGCCATGATCATGAAGGTGGCCGCGCTGGTGGCACTGGTTTTGGTGGCGACTGAGGTGGACGGACAGAGCTGCAATAGGCACTTGAGTGGACTGAACGTGTGTGGTGAGTTTGTCGTTCCTGGAGCCGACAAGACGAACCCGAGTGCCGAGTGTTGCAGCGCTCTCGAGGCAGTGCCGAGCGAATGCCTTTGCAACACGATGCGCATTGCCTCTAGGCTCCCCACTCGCTGCAGCATCCCTACGCTTTCATGCAGCTGA